In Pungitius pungitius chromosome 2, fPunPun2.1, whole genome shotgun sequence, a single window of DNA contains:
- the znf800b gene encoding zinc finger protein 800b has translation MVKVQKSTRRKSSHCLRRLESTGQTEMEESPPRSDSQHPAKEEPRGEDQSADRAQPQTSAPVEPLPESADQNETPMEVQEKGDAAAQLQAKPLWKPIPPLMPEANGSSTAKTRDQICQTEEWLQHTGSGHNTGLCVEPGDPPLLQQPLQTSKSGIQQIIECFRSGTSQLKHMLLREVDTIFECKLCRSLFRGLPNLITHREYYCLPRLPEPDGSSGDDRHSVVMKELSEVYPRVPDYVVRLEPIRTTNKAVFQYLATEEELARFPSHTPSARESPVAWDGESLEGGDSNQPSQLGVPESHCSPGQKRWEAEEEAAAKEEPPKPEDEGSTSGVEDVTISCCLCGLEFNSRRSIRRHCRKVHQNKLEELRKFTETRTVPTSLLSMVKGGRPRTLSTPTGKSCPVCFKSFATKANVRRHFDEVHRGLRRDAITPSIASRPGQPFSLEVTPPRKSNASSPTRSGSSKSTPVISRATPTDHSQSKPQSQAPATPAAPPPSSRCALCKRTYSSQLMLKRHMRIVHKIYSAKSNKSAPTPPPSAPAAAPNSIAANVGPGNNVRVKEEAVKEEAEKPSDEEDDFDSSPAPSPAQSAALAKGVSMAPNAMKVKEAEAPSSPKTTPSLLSSSTSSSSTSRGAGSLPKTTKLSVGFDFKQLFCKLCKRQFSSRQNLTKHIELHTDGNDIFIKFYRCPLCRYESRRKRDVLRHVTVVHKKTSAYLGKIMPKLESRAVKRLAEAVLNSTSPNKRPSGAVKEEVNGRHVSSSSSSSSPSPPVTRKQDGSTAAATTSSSSSSSSSSSSSSSASSVQPPAPVTRKQQELSLQAASPPVTRKQERQQTLQPRPISPPLTRRSEKHTQQRNSSSASPQTPNTRRHDAPSESSGAASSTEVRVTKNFSLHACDQCGRAFAKKLYLESHKRSHRNAVTAAASRRKGVSTRSKSLVW, from the exons ATGGTGAAGGTCCAGAAGTCCACTCGGAGGAAGAGCTCCCACTGTCTCCGCAGACTGGAG AGTACCGGCCAGACTGAGATGGAGGAAAGCCCGCCCCGGTCGGACAGCCAGCATCCGGCAAAGGAGGAGCCCCGAGGGGAAGACCAGTCCGCTGACCGAGCCCAGCCCCAGACCTCGGCCCCGGTCGAGCCACTGCCGGAGAGCGCGGACCAGAACGAGACCCCGATGGAGGTCCAGGAGAAGGGCGACGCCGCGGCCCAGCTACAGGCCAAACCCCTGTGGAAGCCCATCCCGCCTCTGATGCCCGAGGCGAACGGGAGCAGTACCGCCAAGACCCGGGACCAGATCTGCCAGACCGAGGAGTGGCTTCAGCACACCGGCTCCGGTCATAACACAG GTCTCTGTGTGGAGCCCGGAGatcctcctctgctccagcaGCCTCTGCAGACCTCCAAATCCGGGATCCAGCAGATAATCGAATGCTTCCGCTCAG GCACCAGCCAGCTGAAACACATGCTGCTGAGGGAGGTGGACACCATCTTTGAGTGCAAACTGTGTCGCAGTCTGTTCAGAGGCCTGCCCAACCTCATCACGCACAGGGAGTACTACTGCCTACCCCGGCTGCCCGAACCCGACG GTTCATCGGGTGATGACAGACATAGTGTGGTCATGAAGGAGTTATCGGAGGTATATCCCAGAGTGCCAGACTACGTGGTCCGACTGGAGCCCATTCGGACTACGAACAAGGCCGTGTTCCAGTACCTCGccacggaggaggagctggccagGTTCCCGTCGCACACGCCCAG TGCCAGAGAGAGTCCAGTGGCATGGGACGGGGAATCGCTGGAGGGCGGCGACAGCAACCAGCCGAGTCAGCTCGGGGTGCCGGAGAGCCACTGCAGCCCGGGGCAGAAGAGGTGGGAGGCCGAGGAGGAAGCGGCGGCGAAAGAGGAGCCGCCGAAGCCCGAGGACGAGGGCTCCACTAGCGGG GTTGAGGACGTGACCATATCCTGCTGTCTGTGCGGTCTGGAATTCAACTCGCGGCGCAGCATCAGACGCCACTGTCGCAAAGTGCACCAGAacaagctggaggagctgaggaagTTCACGGAGACGCGCACGGTTCCGACCAGCCTGCTGTCTATGGTGAAAG GAGGTCGTCCGAGGACACTCAGCACGCCCACGGGAAAATCCTGCCCAGTGTGTTTCAAAAGCTTCGCCACTAAAGCAAACGTGCGTCGCCATTTCGACGAGGTGCACCGCGGCCTACGGAGGGACGCCATCACACCCAGCATTGCTTCGCGCCCCGGCCAGCCTTTCTCCCTGGAGGTCACGCCCCCCCGGAAGAGCAACGCCTCCTCTCCAACGCGCAGCGGCAGCTCCAAGTCCACGCCGGTGATCTCCAGAGCGACGCCTACCGACCACAGCCAGTCCAAACCTCAGAGTCAGGCGCCTGCCACGCCGGCGGCGCCCCCGCCCTCGAGCCGCTGCGCGCTCTGCAAGAGGACGTACAGCTCTCAG cTCATGTTGAAGAGGCACATGCGTATCGTCCACAAAATATACAGCGCCAAAAGTAACAAGTCCGCGCCCACGCCGCCCCCCTCGGCTCCAGCAGCCGCCCCCAACAGCATCGCCGCCAACGTGGGCCCAGGCAACAATGTCCGGGTTAAAGAAGAGGCGGTGAAAGAGGAGGCGGAGAAACCTTCGGACGAAGAAGACGACTTCGACAGCAGTCCCGCCCCGTCCCCCGCCCAGAGCGCCGCGTTGGCCAAAGGCGTTTCCATGGCACCCAACGCCATGAAGGTGAAGGAAGCGGAGGCCCCGTCGAGCCCAAAGACCACGCCGtcgttgttgtcgtcgtcgACGTCGTCGTCGTCCACATCGCGCGGCGCCGGCAGCCTCCCCAAAACCACCAAACTGTCGGTGGGCTTTGACTTCAAGCAGCTCTTCTGCAAGCTGTGCAAGCGGCAGTTCAGCTCGCGGCAGAACCTCACGAAGCACATCGAGCTGCACACGGACGGCAACGACATCTTCATCAAGTTCTACCGCTGCCCCCTCTGCCGCTACGAGTCGCGGCGCAAGCGCGACGTCCTGCGCCACGTCACGGTGGTCCACAAGAAGACCTCGGCGTACCTCGGGAAGATCATGCCCAAGCTGGAGAGCCGCGCGGTGAAGCGGCTCGCCGAGGCCGTCCTCAACAGCACGTCCCCGAACAAGAGGCCGAGCGGCGCCGTCAAGGAGGAGGTGAACGGGCGCCAcgtgtcctcgtcctcctcgtcctcgtcccccTCGCCGCCCGTCACTCGCAAGCAGGACGGCTCCACGGCCGCCGCGACcacctcgtcgtcgtcgtcctcctcttcttcctcctcttcctcctcctccgcctcctctgtcCAGCCGCCGGCGCCCGTCaccaggaagcagcaggagctgtCCCTGCAGGCGGCGTCCCCTCCCGTCACCCGAAAGCAGGAGCGGCAGCAGACCCTGCAGCCTCGTCCCATCAGCCCCCCGCTGACCCGCCGcagtgagaaacacacacaacagcgcaactcctcctccgcctcgccTCAGACCCCAAACACTCGGCGGCACGACGCCCCGTCGGAGAGCAGCGGCGCGGCGTCCTCCACCGAGGTCAGAGTGACCAAGAACTTCTCCCTCCACGCCTGCGACCAGTGTGGACGGGCCTTTGCCAAGAAG CTGTACCTGGAGTCTCACAAGCGCAGTCATCGCAACGCGGTGACGGCGGCCGCCAGCAGAAGGAAAGGAGTCAGCACCCGCTCAAAGTCCCTGGTCTGGTGA